The Vicinamibacteria bacterium DNA window CGATGGAGCGCGTACACCTCGAGCATGCCGAACGCCTCGCCGCAATCGTTGCCCAGTACGGCTGGCCGGGTGTCGAACGCGTCGGGGCCGACGGTGAGGAGGCCGCGTGGCTCATCCTTCAGCACGCCATCAGCGATCCGCATTTTCAACGCGAAGGGCTGCGCAGGCTCAAAGAGGCGGCCGAGCGCGGCGATGCTCCCTGGTATCAAGTCGCATTGCTTGAGGATCGGATTCGTTTCAACGCGGGTCGGGCTCAACTCTACGGGACCCAACTCGACTGGGACGAGAACGGTCAGTTGAGTCCCCTTCCCGGGATCGAGGATCCGTCACGGTTGGAAGAGCGTCGCAGGGCCGTCGGACTCGGACCATTCGAGGCCGAGATCGCACGCAAGAGAAAGGCGGCGGCACAATGGGGAGAGAAGCCCCCATCCGACCTCGGTGAGCACCGGCGGAAGATGGAGGCTTGGGCGCGGAAGGTCGGCTGGCGCTAGGTAACGAGCGCGAGCAACGGGCGGTGCCGGCCCTGGGTAGGCACTCCCGCGGTGGTAGACTCCTCGAGTGGATGACGACGACATCGCCCTGGGAATGAACCGCCCGATCACTCGGCGGGATTTTTTTCAGGGGATGGCGGTTGGCGCGTCCACCCTCGGAGCACGGGGATATCGACCCAGGCGGCAAGAAGCGGAAACTACAGTTTATCCGCCCGAGCTCCAGGGGCTCCGCGGTCAGCATCCGTCGGCGATGGCACTCGGCCATCGCGTCCGGGACGGCGAGCTCGCCGAGCCTCGTGATTTCGTGGAGACGGGTGAGAGCTACGACCTCGCTGTGGTGGGCGCAGGAATCGCGGGCCTCGCCGCCGCGTTCGTCTTTCAAAAGGAGCGCAAAGACGACCCCACGATCCTGCTCCTGGACAACCACGATGATTTCGGTGGCCACGCGAGGCGGAACGTCTTCGACTTCCAGGGCACGCAACTCATCGGGCCGGGCGGCACCTATGCCCTGGAATCCCCGGAGAGCTCGCCTCGTGAGGCCACGCGCGTTTTCGACCAGTTGGGGATCGACCTGGAACGCATGGTGGCGTTTCGGGACGGAGGCTTCAATCAGCGCTTCGGGCTATCCTCGGCAGTCGTCTTCGATTCCCGGGTGTTTCCCGGCGCCCGGACCACCTGGGTGAATCGCTGGTACGAGGTTCCTTATGGGGAGTTTTTCGCGCGGGCGCCGATCTCCGAAGGGGTACGGCGCGAGCTGGTCGAGCTCTATACCACCCGCAAAGACTATCTCGATGGCGCTTCGAATCGTGATGCTCTGCTGTCGGAGATGAGCTGGGAGAGTTTCATCCGCGAGAAGATGGGACTTTCCGACGACGCGGTCCGTTTTGCCAATCTCTACGCGACGGACCTCATCGGCCTGGGTGCCGATGCCGCCTCGGCGCTCGATGCATTCGAAGTCGGTCCCGGCTTCTACGGGATGGGCGGGGAAGGCTTTCACGAAGTCGATGGCATCCTGCGCTACGCCTACGAGCCCATCCACCGCTACCCGGATGGCAACCACACCATCGCTCGCCACCTTCTCAAGGCTCTCCTGCCCCAGACCCTTTCCGGTCCGGACACCATGGAAGGTGTCTTCAACGCCCGCGTTCGTTACGACCGGTTCGATCGTGAGGGGCAGCGAGTTCGGATCCGGTTGCGCTCGATGGTCGGGCGCATCGAGCACGACGGCGGAGAGCGAGGTGGATCACTCTCGCTTTTCTACACGCGGGAGGACGGGAAGCTCTATCGCGTACATGCCCGCCACGTTGTGATGTCGGGTTGGGGCTCCGTGGCCAAGCACATCCTGCCCGAGCTTTCCCGGGAGCAACGCCAGGCACTCGGTGAGTATCGCTACAGCTCGGCCATCTATATCAACGTCATGCTGAGACACTGGCGCCCGATCGCCGATCTCGGCTGGTCCGAGGCATTCTGGCCGGATGGCTATTGCACCTGGATGCACATCGCCGATCCCCTTCGGGTGGGCGACTACCGGCCGACCTATCATCCCGACCGGCCCACCCTCCTCAGCCTGTACAAGTACATCTACAAGCCCGGGCTCGAGCCAGCGCAGCAGATGGAGCTCGGACGCTATGAGATGGAGCAAAAGAGTTTCGAAGTCTACGAGCGGGAGATCCGACGGGAGTTGACGCATATCCTCGGTCCTTTCGGATTCGATGCCGCCGAAGACATCGTGGGTCTCACCGTGAACCGCTGGGGCCACGGCTACAACTACTTCAGTGCACCCGCTCCCTGGTCGAAACGAAAGGACCCACCCTACGAAAGCGGACGCCGGCGCCTGGGTAGAATCTCCTTCGCCGGCGCGGACGCCGGCG harbors:
- a CDS encoding DUF6624 domain-containing protein, with the protein product MERVHLEHAERLAAIVAQYGWPGVERVGADGEEAAWLILQHAISDPHFQREGLRRLKEAAERGDAPWYQVALLEDRIRFNAGRAQLYGTQLDWDENGQLSPLPGIEDPSRLEERRRAVGLGPFEAEIARKRKAAAQWGEKPPSDLGEHRRKMEAWARKVGWR
- a CDS encoding NAD(P)-binding protein — translated: MDDDDIALGMNRPITRRDFFQGMAVGASTLGARGYRPRRQEAETTVYPPELQGLRGQHPSAMALGHRVRDGELAEPRDFVETGESYDLAVVGAGIAGLAAAFVFQKERKDDPTILLLDNHDDFGGHARRNVFDFQGTQLIGPGGTYALESPESSPREATRVFDQLGIDLERMVAFRDGGFNQRFGLSSAVVFDSRVFPGARTTWVNRWYEVPYGEFFARAPISEGVRRELVELYTTRKDYLDGASNRDALLSEMSWESFIREKMGLSDDAVRFANLYATDLIGLGADAASALDAFEVGPGFYGMGGEGFHEVDGILRYAYEPIHRYPDGNHTIARHLLKALLPQTLSGPDTMEGVFNARVRYDRFDREGQRVRIRLRSMVGRIEHDGGERGGSLSLFYTREDGKLYRVHARHVVMSGWGSVAKHILPELSREQRQALGEYRYSSAIYINVMLRHWRPIADLGWSEAFWPDGYCTWMHIADPLRVGDYRPTYHPDRPTLLSLYKYIYKPGLEPAQQMELGRYEMEQKSFEVYEREIRRELTHILGPFGFDAAEDIVGLTVNRWGHGYNYFSAPAPWSKRKDPPYESGRRRLGRISFAGADAGGSPWTQAAIAQAWRAAQEQLEID